From one Ahaetulla prasina isolate Xishuangbanna chromosome 18, ASM2864084v1, whole genome shotgun sequence genomic stretch:
- the CCNL2 gene encoding cyclin-L2 isoform X2 gives MVQGILASSVKPRAGSNREKADSLDRWNYMNDSLRTDVFMRYQPETIACACIYLAARTLQIPLPNRPHWFLLFGASEEEIQEVCLRILKLYTVKKIDLAVLESRVEQQRLAMEEEKAQAKGLVPDGTPHLAVSGFSPVPKPESPKDTKGSVKPSPLPVQAVKNSKRKTEGMKRLRSKSPINGVQKGRESRSRSRSRDQSYSRSTSHSPSPKKRKSESYSTSSCSKSHSRSRSRSDSPPRQFGHTASSGYQSSKMRNYKKDKGYKYGSPKARRSRSRSSSRSRSRSRERSEHTGKYRKKSHYCRDQRPERHHPYDRPSHRYERDHPGHSRHRR, from the exons ATGGTGCAGGGAATACTGGCGTCTTCAGTCAAACCCCGAGCAGGCTCCAACAGAGAGAAGGCTGACTCTCTAGACAGGTG GAATTACATGAACGACAGCCTGCGGACGGATGTTTTTATGAGATATCAACCGGAAACGATTGCTTGTGCCTGCATTTACCTTGCTGCTCGGACCCTTCAG ATTCCTCTTCCAAACCGTCCTCACTGGTTTCTTCTCTTTGGAGCTTCCGAGGAGGAAATTCAAGAGGTCTGCCTGAGAATTTTAAAGCTCTACACCGTGAAGAAG ATTGACCTGGCCGTCCTGGAAAGCCGAGTTGAGCAGCAGAGGCTGGCCATGGAAGAGGAGAAAGCCCAGGCCAAAGGCCTCGTGCCTGACGGAACACCCCATCTTGCTGTGTCAGGTTTTTCTCCCGTCCCAAAACCAG aATCTCCCAAAGACACCAAAGGCAGCGTTAAGCCTTCCCCGCTGCCTGTGCAGGCAGTCAAAAACTCAAAGAGGAAGACCGAAGGGATGAAGAGATTGAGGTCGAAAAGTCCGATTAATGG CGTCCAGAAAGGCCGCGAGAGCAGGAGTCGCAGTAGAAGCAGAGACCAGAGCTATTCTCGATCCACGTCACACTCCCCTTCTCCAAAGAAGAG gAAAAGTGAAAGCTATTCCACCTCCAGCTGCTCCAAGTCGCACAGCCGTTCGAGGAGCCGCAGCGATTCGCCTCCCCGCCAGTTCGGCCACACCGCCTCCTCCGGTTACCAAAGCTCCAAGATGCGAAACTACAAGAAGGACAAGGGATACAAGTATGGTTCTCCCAAAGCCCGGAGGTCCCGCAGCCGCAGCTCCTCGAGATCCCGCAGCCGTTCGCGGGAACGCTCCGAGCACACCGGCAAGTACCGGAAGAAGAGCCACTACTGCAGGGATCAAAGGCCCGAACGGCACCACCCATATGACAGGCCGAGCCATCGCTACGAGAGAGATCACCCCGGCCACAGCCGACACCGAAGATGA
- the CCNL2 gene encoding cyclin-L2 isoform X3 — MVQGILASSVKPRAGSNREKADSLDRNYMNDSLRTDVFMRYQPETIACACIYLAARTLQIPLPNRPHWFLLFGASEEEIQEVCLRILKLYTVKKIDLAVLESRVEQQRLAMEEEKAQAKGLVPDGTPHLAVSGFSPVPKPESPKDTKGSVKPSPLPVQAVKNSKRKTEGMKRLRSKSPINGVQKGRESRSRSRSRDQSYSRSTSHSPSPKKRKSESYSTSSCSKSHSRSRSRSDSPPRQFGHTASSGYQSSKMRNYKKDKGYKYGSPKARRSRSRSSSRSRSRSRERSEHTGKYRKKSHYCRDQRPERHHPYDRPSHRYERDHPGHSRHRR, encoded by the exons ATGGTGCAGGGAATACTGGCGTCTTCAGTCAAACCCCGAGCAGGCTCCAACAGAGAGAAGGCTGACTCTCTAGACAG GAATTACATGAACGACAGCCTGCGGACGGATGTTTTTATGAGATATCAACCGGAAACGATTGCTTGTGCCTGCATTTACCTTGCTGCTCGGACCCTTCAG ATTCCTCTTCCAAACCGTCCTCACTGGTTTCTTCTCTTTGGAGCTTCCGAGGAGGAAATTCAAGAGGTCTGCCTGAGAATTTTAAAGCTCTACACCGTGAAGAAG ATTGACCTGGCCGTCCTGGAAAGCCGAGTTGAGCAGCAGAGGCTGGCCATGGAAGAGGAGAAAGCCCAGGCCAAAGGCCTCGTGCCTGACGGAACACCCCATCTTGCTGTGTCAGGTTTTTCTCCCGTCCCAAAACCAG aATCTCCCAAAGACACCAAAGGCAGCGTTAAGCCTTCCCCGCTGCCTGTGCAGGCAGTCAAAAACTCAAAGAGGAAGACCGAAGGGATGAAGAGATTGAGGTCGAAAAGTCCGATTAATGG CGTCCAGAAAGGCCGCGAGAGCAGGAGTCGCAGTAGAAGCAGAGACCAGAGCTATTCTCGATCCACGTCACACTCCCCTTCTCCAAAGAAGAG gAAAAGTGAAAGCTATTCCACCTCCAGCTGCTCCAAGTCGCACAGCCGTTCGAGGAGCCGCAGCGATTCGCCTCCCCGCCAGTTCGGCCACACCGCCTCCTCCGGTTACCAAAGCTCCAAGATGCGAAACTACAAGAAGGACAAGGGATACAAGTATGGTTCTCCCAAAGCCCGGAGGTCCCGCAGCCGCAGCTCCTCGAGATCCCGCAGCCGTTCGCGGGAACGCTCCGAGCACACCGGCAAGTACCGGAAGAAGAGCCACTACTGCAGGGATCAAAGGCCCGAACGGCACCACCCATATGACAGGCCGAGCCATCGCTACGAGAGAGATCACCCCGGCCACAGCCGACACCGAAGATGA